From a region of the Triticum aestivum cultivar Chinese Spring chromosome 7D, IWGSC CS RefSeq v2.1, whole genome shotgun sequence genome:
- the LOC123164634 gene encoding uncharacterized protein: MAKMIAAVIVCVLVLALDITAGILGLQAQAAQNKTKKVTVLFIQCEKPVYKAYQLGLAAAVFLVVAHAVANFLGGCACICSQLEFIRASINRKLAATLIILSWIALIVGFSLLLAGAMSNSKSKTSCGFVHGKTLGLGGIMCFVHAGITVAYYVTATAAAHEIH, from the exons ATGGCCAAAATGATAGCCGCTGTCATTGTCTGCGTGTTGGTTTTAGCCCTGGATATCACTGCTGGCATACTAGGACTTCAGGCACAGGCTGCACAAAACAAG ACTAAAAAGGTGACAGTGCTCTTCATCCAATGTGAGAAACCGGTGTATAAAGCATACCAGCTAGGGCTCGCGGCAGCAGTGTTCCTGGTAGTTGCTCATGCAGTGGCCAACTTTCTCGGCGGCTGTGCCTGCATCTGCTCTCAGCTGGAGTTTATCCGGGCATCCATCAACAGGAAACTTGCAGCAACTCTTATAATTCTCTCATG GATCGCTCTCATCGTCGGCTTCTCGTTGCTGCTTGCTGGGGCCATGTCCAATTCCAAGTCGAAGACATCATGCGGGTTCGTGCACGGCAAGACCCTGGGCCTGGGAGGGATCATGTGCTTCGTCCATGCGGGGATCACAGTCGCCTACTATGTCACCGCCACCGCAGCGGCACACGAAATTCATTAG
- the LOC123164632 gene encoding pentatricopeptide repeat-containing protein At5g50390, chloroplastic, translating to MLGFPSMELQLTPLRSLPLHYRTTTKATATATANTVSACSVESQALKPRPQLPRQAPFHSRRRSSPVHFPSLCAAIERLVAEGRHREACDALRDARAGAPFVVLPASTYDALVTAASALREAGSAAGVLWHMESSGFQPDQYMWNRVLGMYLVCGMLAEAREVFDGMPTRSRVTWGVMMGGLVDAKRPRGALALFRELWEELGVGAGPRVVVVAVRAATVLGSVHAGRELHCCVAKMGMCEDQYLPCALIDMYSKCGRIDEARRVFDGIPWRSVVAWNTMLAVYSLHGRSEEALDLYHHMCESGAGLDQFTFSTMLRIFSRLGLLEHAKQIHAGLIQSGLQMDIVGNTALVDLYCKWGQMEDARHVFERMPSRNLISWNALIAGYGYHGMGSKAIEMFERLLAEGIAPNHVTFLGVLNACRFSGFIDKGKRIFQLMTQNPKTKPRAMHYACVIELFGRQGLLDEAYSVIRKSPVTPTANMWGALLTAGRMNKNIQLARLAAEQLLAMEPQKVNNYIVLLNLYMNSGKRDEALTVVSTLKRAGLSMSAACSWITVKKKDHRFFFNDSLNPKSSEIYQRLDTLMEVIKELGYVIEEDELLPDILPDEQKTLKMFHSEKLAVAFGLISTSPSAPLTINQSHRLCHDCHNVIKFVTQVTKREITVRDASRFHHFKLGTCSCGDYW from the coding sequence ATGCTCGGTTTCCCATCCATGGAGCTGCAGCTCACTCCCCTCCGAAGCCTCCCACTCCACTACCGGACCACCACCAAAGCCACTGCCACAGCAACGGCCAACACCGTCTCCGCATGCTCGGTGGAATCCCAAGCGCTCAAGCCACGGCCGCAGCTCCCACGGCAGGCGCCCTTCCACAGCCGCAGGCGCAGCAGCCCCGTCCACTTCCCTTCCCTCTGCGCCGCCATCGAGCGGCTGGTCGCCGAGGGGCGTCACCGGGAGGCTTGCGACGCGCTCCGGGACGCTCGCGCGGGCGCCCCCTTCGTGGTTCTGCCAGCGTCCACCTATGACGCGCTGGTCACGGCCGCCTCCGCGTTGCGGGAGGCCGGTTCCGCGGCAGGGGTACTCTGGCACATGGAGAGCTCCGGGTTCCAGCCCGACCAGTACATGTGGAACCGGGTGCTGGGCATGTACTTGGTGTGCGGGATGCTCGCGGAGGCGCgggaggtgttcgatggaatgccgaCCAGGAGCCGGGTCACCTGGGGGGTGATGATGGGCGGGCTGGTTGATGCGAAGCGTCCCCGTGGGGCGCTGGCGCTTTTCAGGGAGCTGTGGGAGGAGCTGGGTGTGGGTGCTGGGCCGAGGGTTGTCGTGGTGGCCGTCCGCGCGGCCACGGTGTTGGGGTCGGTGCATGCTGGACGGGAGCTGCATTGTTGCGTTGCCAAGATGGGGATGTGCGAGGACCAATACCTGCCATGTGCACTCATCGACATGTACAGTAAGTGCGGGCGGATTGACGAAGCGAGGCGGGTGTTTGATGGGATACCATGGAGGAGTGTCGTGGCGTGGAACACGATGCTGGCAGTGTATTCGCTCCATGGGCGCAGTGAGGAGGCATTGGACTTGTACCACCATATGTGCGAGAGTGGTGCCGGCTTGGATCAATTCACATTCTCGACGATGCTCAGGATTTTCTCCAGGTTGGGTCTGCTGGAGCATGCAAAGCAAATCCATGCGGGCCTGATTCAAAGTGGACTACAAATGGACATTGTCGGGAATACGGCACTTGTTGATCTGTATTGCAAGTGGGGTCAGATGGAAGATGCAAGGCATGTTTTTGAGAGGATGCCTAGCAGGAACCTGATATCTTGGAATGCTCTAATAGCAGGGTACGGCTACCATGGCATGGGGAGTAAGGCTATTGAGATGTTTGAAAGACTGCTGGCTGAAGGCATTGCTCCAAACCATGTGACATTTCTAGGAGTACTAAATGCTTGTAGATTTTCTGGCTTTATTGACAAAGGGAAGAGGATTTTCCAATTGATGACCCAAAATCCAAAAACGAAACCACGTGCAATGCACTATGCCTGTGTTATCGAACTTTTTGGGCGGCAGGGGCTACTAGATGAAGCCTATTCAGTGATAAGGAAATCACCAGTCACCCCAACTGCCAACATGTGGGGAGCCTTGCTCACTGCTGGTAGGATGAACAAAAATATTCAGCTTGCTAGACTAGCTGCAGAGCAACTCTTGGCAATGGAACCTCAGAAAGTAAACAATTACATTGTGCTTCTCAACTTGTATATGAACTCTGGGAAACGGGATGAAGCTTTGACTGTAGTAAGCACCTTGAAGAGGGCGGGTTTATCTATGAGTGCTGCTTGTAGCTGGATCACAGTCAAGAAAAAGGATCACAGGTTTTTCTTTAATGATAGTCTCAATCCCAAAAGTTCAGAAATCTACCAAAGGCTAGATACActaatggaggtgataaaagaactTGGTTATGTTATTGAGGAGGATGAATTGCTCCCTGATATTCTCCCTGATGAGCAGAAGACATTGAAAATGTTCCATAGTGAAAAACTCGCAGTTGCTTTTGGCCTTATTAGCACATCTCCATCTGCTCCCTTGACGATCAACCAAAGCCATCGGCTGTGCCATGACTGCCACAATGTAATCAAATTTGTAACACAAGTTACGAAGAGAGAGATTACCGTAAGAGATGCTAGCAGGTTTCATCATTTCAAACTTGGAACATGCTCTTGTGGTGACTACTGGTAG
- the LOC123164633 gene encoding calcium/calmodulin-regulated receptor-like kinase 1 — translation MNGVSEGLIIGTTVGVVIGVLLAVGILLCMRYRRSQAQIRSSSSRRSSTIPIRANGVNTCAELSNSTTGQESPREFEDRGPSLWIEGPGRKSLISASGIPKYAYKELQKATSNFTKLLGQGAFGPVYKADMSSGEILAVKVLANNSKQGEKEFQNEVLLLGRLHHRNLVNLVGYCAEKGQHILLYAYMPNGSLASHLYGEKSAPLRWDFRVNIALDVARGLEYLHDGAVPPVVHRDIKSPNILLDQSMHARVADFGLSREEMLTRNGANIRGTYGYLDPEYVSSRSFTKKSDVYSYGVLLFELIAGRNPQQGLMEYVELAAINADGKTGWEEIADSRLEGAFDVEELNDMAAAAYKCVSRVSRKRPSMRDVVQALIRVAKHSHSSRNHHGRRLPPGRTDDESVDLEASEDQSSASGHQRQESVGSVSELPDV, via the exons ATGAATGGGGTTTCTGAAGGTCTGATCATCGGTACCACAGTTGGTGTGGTGATAGGGGTGCTGCTGGCAGTTGGAATACTCCTGTGCATGAGGTATCGGCGTTCTCAGGCGCAAATAAGGAGCAGTAGCTCGAGGAGGTCATCGACTATCCCCATCCGCGCGAATGGTGTTAATACATGTGCAGAGCTGTCGAACTCAACTACAGGGCAGGAATCGCCGAGAGAGTTTGAAGATCGTGGACCATCTCTGTGGATTGAAGGGCCTGGAAGGAAGAGCCTAATATCAGCTTCTGGGATACCCAAATATGCGTACAA GGAACTGCAGAAAGCTACCAGCAATTTCACAAAACTGTTGGGCCAAGGAGCCTTTGGTCCTGTTTACAAAGCTGACATGTCATCTGGTGAGATACTGGCTGTTAAAGTACTTGCTAACAATTCAAAGCAAGGTGAAAAGGAGTTCCAAAATGAG GTCTTACTTCTTGGGCGATTGCACCACAGGAATCTGGTGAACTTGGTTGGCTACTGTGCTGAAAAAGGGCAACACATTCTGTTATATGCATACATGCCTAATGGGAGCCTTGCATCACACTTATACG GTGAAAAGAGTGCACCACTGAGATGGGATTTTAGGGTAAATATAGCTCTAGATGTTGCTAGGGGGTTGGAATACCTACATGATGGG GCTGTTCCTCCAGTAGTTCATCGGGACATCAAATCACCAAACATTTTACTGGATCAGTCCATGCATGCTAGG GTTGCCGACTTTGGATTGTCAAGAGAAGAAATGCTTACTAGAAACGGGGCCAACATACGTGGAACTTACGGATATCTTGATCCGGAGTACGTGTCCTCACGATCTTTCACAAAGAAGAGTGATGTGTACAGCTACGGTGTTCTGCTATTTGAACTTATTGCTGGCAGAAACCCTCAACAAGGTTTAATGGAATATGTTGAGCTT GCTGCAATCAACGCTGATGGCAAGACTGGTTGGGAGGAAATTGCCGACTCTCGGTTAGAAGGCGCATTTGATGTGGAGGAGCTCAATGACATGGCTGCCGCGGCTTACAAATGTGTAAGCCGTGTCTCCCGAAAGCGACCATCGATGCGAGATGTTGTCCAGGCACTGATCCGGGTGGCGAAACACAGCCACAGCAGCAGGAATCATCATGGCAGGAGGCTTCCACCGGGCAGGACAGATGACGAATCTGTTGACCTTGAGGCATCAGAGGATCAGTCATCTGCCTCTGGTCATCAGAGACAGGAATCAGTTGGCAGTGTCTCTGAACTTCCAGACGTCTGA